GGCCAGATGCTCGTGATGCTCCCGTTGAGGATGAACCAGGCCCACGCGACGACGATGGCGGCGCTCGAGAGGAGCGTCCCCGGCATCCAGTCGGTGCGCGCCATCGGCTTCCACACGCGGCCCGCAAGCTCCTGGAGGATGAACCGCGCGACGCGCGTGCCGGCGTCGATGGTGGTGAGGATGAACAGGGCCTCGAACATGATCGCGAAGTGGTACCAGTACGACATGAGCCCGCCCATCCCCGGGATCCCCGAGAAGATCTGGGCCATCCCGAGGGCAAGGCTCACGGCCCCCCCCGTGCGCCCGGCGACGTTCTCGCCGACGGCTTGCGCGAGATGCGGGAGGTTCACGGTCGCCATCCCGAGCGCCGCGAACTTGTCGGGGGCGACGTTCACGGCGAAGTAGTCGCCGGGGTAAAGGCTCGACGCGGCGATGAGGCTGACGACCCCGACGACTCCCTCCATCAGCATCGCCCCGTAACCGATCGTCCGGCAGTGGCTCTCCTTCATCACCATCTTCGGCGTCGTCCCGGATCCCACGAGGGCGTGGAAGCCCGAGATCGCCCCGCAGGCGATGGTGATGAAGACGAACGGGAAGAGCTTGCCGGGGATGATCGGTCCTCCTCCCGCGGCGAACTGGCTGATCGCGGGCATCTTCAGGTCGGGGTGCACGACGAGGACGCCGCCGATGAGGACGGCGATCGTGCCGATCTTCATGAAGGTCGAGAGGTAGTCCCGGGGCGCGAGGAGGAGCCACACGGGCAGCACCGACGCCATGAAGCCGTACGCGGCGATCAGGTACGTGATGCCGTCCTTCCCGAACGTGAACCACGGCGCGATGGCCGAGCCCGGGATGAACGCCCCCGCGATGACCGCGCCGAGCAGGCACGTCACGCCGAAGACCGTCGCGGGCACCGTCGCTCCGCCGTGCCCGCGCTTCATCCACGCGCCCATGATCAGAGCGACGGGGATCGTGACGCCGATCGTGAAGACCCCCCACGGGCTGTCCTTCAGCGCGTTGACGACCGCCAGCCCGAGCCCCGCGAGGGCGATCACGACGATGAAGAGGATGGCGCAGGCCGTCGTGAGCCCCGCGACGGGCCCGATTTCGGCGCGGGCGATCTCCGCGAGGGATCGCCCGCCGCGCCTCACGCTCGCGCTGAGGATGACGAAGTCCTGGACCGCCCCCGCGAGGCAGACGCCGATCACGATCCACAGGAGGCCCGGAAGGAAGCCGAACTGCGCCGCGAGGACCGGCCCGATGAGCGGGCCGGCGCCCGTGAT
The sequence above is a segment of the Acidobacteriota bacterium genome. Coding sequences within it:
- a CDS encoding carbon starvation protein A, translating into MNALPLILGVLCCLAIAYRYYSAFLATKVMCLDDARVTPAHALNDGQNYHPTPKWVLFGHHFAAITGAGPLIGPVLAAQFGFLPGLLWIVIGVCLAGAVQDFVILSASVRRGGRSLAEIARAEIGPVAGLTTACAILFIVVIALAGLGLAVVNALKDSPWGVFTIGVTIPVALIMGAWMKRGHGGATVPATVFGVTCLLGAVIAGAFIPGSAIAPWFTFGKDGITYLIAAYGFMASVLPVWLLLAPRDYLSTFMKIGTIAVLIGGVLVVHPDLKMPAISQFAAGGGPIIPGKLFPFVFITIACGAISGFHALVGSGTTPKMVMKESHCRTIGYGAMLMEGVVGVVSLIAASSLYPGDYFAVNVAPDKFAALGMATVNLPHLAQAVGENVAGRTGGAVSLALGMAQIFSGIPGMGGLMSYWYHFAIMFEALFILTTIDAGTRVARFILQELAGRVWKPMARTDWMPGTLLSSAAIVVAWAWFILNGSITSIWPMFGISNQLLAATALCVGTTVIINSGRARYAWVTGLPLAFVATTTLTAGWQSIFDNFLPLATAGGQPFLGYLNATLAAVMMGCVGVIILDSMRRWIAVLRGAAGPPPG